One genomic region from Salvia hispanica cultivar TCC Black 2014 chromosome 2, UniMelb_Shisp_WGS_1.0, whole genome shotgun sequence encodes:
- the LOC125206464 gene encoding cis-3-alkyl-4-alkyloxetan-2-one decarboxylase, whose protein sequence is MDVKQASPLVLEIPCIIVEASKNDDEEPAFNPFGFVTDNPSSRSAIQLPESPAEDGNVGQMLYRIEDKGRDYGSIIKSGGFRWFVRETGSRERGRGTIVFLHGAPTQSYSYRVVMSQMSDAGFHCLAPDWIGFGFSDKPQPGYGFDYTEKEFHDVFDKLLDTLGVTEPFYLVVQGFVVGSYGLTWALKNQSRLSKLAILNTPLTTSSPLPGLFQQLRIPLLGEFTCQNAIMAERFIEAGSAYALKLEKADVYRLPYLSSSGPGFALLEATKRANIKDINSRVSAGFASGSWDKPILVAWGLSDKYLPQSVAEEFQKGNTDRVKLQMIEGAGHMPQEDWPEKVVGALRVFF, encoded by the exons ATGGATGTCAAACAAGCTAGTCCATTAGTTTTGG aaattccATGTATAATCGTGGAGGCTTCTAAAAACGACGACGAAGAACCCGCTTTCAATCCGTTTGGGTTCGTCACCGACAATCCTTCCAGCCGCAGCGCCATTCAGCTACCGGAATCCCCTGCGGAGGACGGGAATGTCGGCCAAATGCTCTAT AGAATAGAAGACAAGGGAAGGGACTATGGCTCTATCATCAAATCTGGAGGTTTTCGATGGTTTGTAAGAGAAACAG GATCACGTGAAAGAGGGCGTGGAACCATCGTGTTTCTACACGGTGCTCCAACACAGTCATACAGCTATCGAGTTGTTATGTCTCAG ATGTCGGATGCCGGGTTCCACTGCCTTGCACCTGACTGGATAGGATTTGGTTTTAGCGACAAGCCACAGCCTGGATATGGATTTGACTACACAG AGAAAGAATTCCATGACGTGTTTGACAAATTACTGGATACTCTTGGGGTTACCGAACCCTTTTACCTAGTAGTTCAG GGATTTGTAGTGGGATCGTATGGATTGACGTGGGctttgaaaaatcaaagtaGATTGTCAAAGCTTGCAATCCTGAACACACCATTGACGACCTCATCACCGCTTCCTGGGTTATTTCAACAGCTCAG GATTCCGCTTCTTGGCGAATTTACTTGCCAGAATGCAATTATGGCTGAGCGTTTTATTGAAGCAGGTAGCGC CTATGCCTTGAAGCTGGAAAAGGCAGATGTATATCGGTTGCCATACCTCTCTAGCAGTGGCCCTGGATTTG CTCTGCTTGAGGCTACCAAAAGAGCTAACATCAAAGATATTAACAGCCGAGTATCAGCTGGATTCGCATCTGGAAG CTGGGATAAGCCGATACTGGTTGCCTGGGGATTGTCAGACAAGTATCTACCGCAGTCAGTTGCTGAAGAATTCCAGAAAGGGAATACAGATAGAGTAAAGCTTCAGATGATCGAAGGTGCAGGCCACATGCCGCAGGAGGACTG GCCGGAGAAAGTTGTCGGCGCCTTGAGAGTATTTTTCTGA
- the LOC125207084 gene encoding protein FAR1-RELATED SEQUENCE 8-like, which yields MADAAVFSPAGDGLSPNSGIEIIVDETSENSEDLLDEGEECFKIEARDLGNEDRKILKLKNTDLENAIEQVLGSEGADLENDGKQVLGIHNVDESEHVIEIERNDHEGNYEQMLEIQSNDRDSSSDQMLGISANGAQNDHTLGKSYLQPVEGMEFESYDDAYNFYNYYAKELGFGIRVKSSWTKRNSKEKRGAVLCCNCEGFKTMKEACTRRKETRTGCLAMIRLRLVESNRWRLDEVKLEHNHLFDHQKAQNSRSNKKIEAGIKRKSSSAVDVEVKTIKLYRTPALDAVNYGSSSEGGFSHHTDQLKRLKFGNGDLEVMQNYFRQAQLADPNFFYVMDLNDEGYVRNVFWIDSRSRAAYGYFSDVVVVDSTCLSKKHNIPLLSFSGLNHHGQSVLMGCGLLAEETFETYVWLMRAWLTCMFGRPPQTIITDQCKALQGAISEVFPRAHHCLHLPLVMQSIHERLGEVGESQVFQTVLNRTVYSTTKIEEFETGWEEMIQHFSMSDHEWLNSLYEDRERWAPVYFKNSIFAGIFTYQPGEYTNPFFHGYLDDQTSWTEFFKVYESLQQKMIQREALDDIESREFRPVLSTRCSYETQVCELYTKEIFLKFQEEVALMHGCFSVTHVHVNGPIITYMVKERNDGGDAMEAHNFEVVYDKVGMEVRCICCCFSFRGYLCRHALTVLNYNSTEEIPGQYILTRWRKDVKRLYIPNIGSNNIDISNPVQWHEHLYRRAMHVVAEGMASPEHHMVAWQAFKESLNKVRLAAEKPV from the exons ATGGCAGACGCCGCCGTATTTTCTCCCGCCGGTGACGGCCTATCGCCTAACTCCGGCATCGAAATCATC GTGGATGAAACTTCTGAAAACAGTGAGGACCTTCTGGATGAAGGAGAGGAATGCTTCAAGATTGAAGCACGCGACCTTGGAAATGAAGACAGAAAAATACTTAAACTCAAGAACACTGATCTTGAGAATGCCATTGAACAAGTGCTTGGAAGTGAAGGAGCTGACCTTGAAAATGATGGCAAGCAGGTGCTCGGCATTCATAATGTGGATGAGAGTGAGCATGTGATCGAAATTGAGAGGAATGACCATGAGGGCAACTATGAGCAAATGCTTGAGATCCAAAGCAATGACAGGGACAGCAGCAGTGACCAAATGCTTGGTATTTCTGCCAATGGTGCTCAAAATGATCATACACTAGGAAAGTCTTATCTCCAACCTGTTGAGGGAATGGAGTTTGAATCATATGATGATGCCTATAACTTCTACAACTACTATGCCAAGGAGCTTGGATTCGGTATAAGGGTCAAATCTTCATGGACAAAACGTAATAGCAAAGAGAAGCGTGGGGCAGTACTCTGTTGCAACTGTGAGGGCTTCAAAACAATGAAAGAAGCGTGTACTCGAAGAAAGGAAACAAGGACAGGATGTCTGGCAATGATAAGGTTGAGGTTGGTGGAGTCAAACAGATGGAGATTGGATGAAGTAAAACTAGAACATAACCATTTATTTGATCATCAAAAGGCTCAAAACTCCCGGTCAAATAAGAAGATAGAAGCAGGGATCAAGAGGAAGTCGAGTTCTGCTGTTGATGTGGAAGTGAAAACAATTAAGCTTTATCGAACTCCAGCTCTCGATGCAGTAAATTATGGAAGCTCAAGTGAAGGAGGTTTCAGCCACCATACAGACCAGTTGAAACgtttaaaatttggaaatggTGATCTTGAAGTTATGCAAAATTATTTTCGTCAGGCACAGCTTGCTGACCCAAACTTCTTTTATGTTATGGATTTAAACGATGAAGGGTATGTAAGGAATGTTTTCTGGATCGATTCCAGGTCAAGGGCTGCCTATGGCTATTTTAGTGACGTGGTAGTTGTTGACTCAACATGCCTGTCAAAAAAGCACAATATTCCGCTGCTCTCATTCAGTGGACTGAATCACCATGGTCAATCTGTGTTAATGGGTTGTGGGTTGCTCGCTGAAGAAACCTTTGAGACTTATGTTTGGCTGATGAGAGCATGGCTGACATGTATGTTTGGACGTCCTCCACAAACTATAATCACGGACCAATGCAAGGCACTGCAGGGTGCAATCTCTGAAGTTTTCCCAAGGGCTCATCATTGTCTCCATTTACCCCTTGTGATGCAGAGCATTCACGAAAGGTTAGGGGAGGTGGGGGAGTCGCAAGTGTTTCAAACAGTATTAAACCGAACAGTGTACAGCACAACAAAGATAGAAGAATTTGAAACAGGCTGGGAGGAGATGATTCAACATTTTTCCATGAGCGATCATGAATGGCTCAACAGCTTGTACGAAGACCGAGAAAGATGGGCCCCGGTTTACTTTAAAAACTCCATTTTTGCCGGAATATTTACTTATCAGCCCGGTGAATACACAAATCCGTTTTTCCATGGCTATTTAGATGATCAAACGAGCTGGACTGAATTCTTCAAGGTATACGAATCacttcaacaaaaaatgatCCAGAGGGAGGCTCTTGATGATATTGAGTCGAGAGAGTTTAGACCAGTGTTAAGCACGAGATGCAGTTATGAGACGCAGGTCTGTGAACTGTATACCAAAGAGATATTCTTGAAGTTCCAAGAAGAAGTGGCGCTGATGCATGGTTGTTTCAGTGTTACTCACGTTCATGTGAACGGGCCAATAATAACATATATGGTTAAAGAACGAAATGATGGAGGAGATGCAATGGAGGCTCATAACTTTGAAGTTGTATATGATAAAGTTGGGATGGAGGTTCGCTGCATTTGTTGCTGCTTCAGTTTCAGAGGATATTTATGCAGGCATGCATTGACCGTCCTCAACTACAACAGTACAGAGGAGATCCCCGGCCAGTACATCTTGACGCGGTGGAGGAAGGACGTGAAACGCCTATACATTCCTAATATTGGCTCCAACAATATCGACATCAGCAATCCTGTGCAATGGCACGAGCATCTGTACAGGCGCGCCATGCACGTGGTTGCGGAAGGAATGGCTTCGCCAGAGCATCATATGGTTGCCTGGCAAGCATTTAAGGAATCGCTCAATAAGGTAAGGCTTGCTGCAGAGAAACCTGTGTAG